A window of the Tenebrio molitor chromosome 1, icTenMoli1.1, whole genome shotgun sequence genome harbors these coding sequences:
- the LOC138141219 gene encoding uncharacterized protein, producing the protein MIKFCFLPNYCSKLRNLRSTITMTTRRLFKLFISVKIFSQMNVPEEIKKEAINVASSLLPAKSLARYEREYEEFKNWQKNNNVTGVTEDVLLVYLHQLSDKFCPNSLWSKWSMLKSCLEIKETAEVRRFHKVIAFLKRKNERYVPKKARVLTKEQVEKFLVEAPDDYWLLYKVITIFGIFGACRCDELLSLTVKDVEDVEKYIIVTLRNTKNLTTRRFTITDEGCSFQPCVLYRKYAALRPRQADQLRFFLTYRNGKCISLNVGQHTIGGVPKKIATYLGLQEPELYRGHSFRRSAATMVVDAGGDILTLKRAGGWKSSGIAEGYVDDSINKKIEIAKKMFPGRNSTDVASTSTNVASTSGGSTINCPMTSEFTSASGMFDISGNSNCTFNFNLYETKK; encoded by the exons atgatcaaattctgttttcttccaaattatTGCTCAAAACTCAGAAACCTTAGAAGTACAATTACTATGACAACGCGCCgtttgttcaaattgtttatttccgtcaagattttttctcaaatgaacgtaccagaagaaatcaaaaaggAAGCTATAAACGTGGCTTCCAGTTTACTGCCAGCGAAGTCTTTAGCAAGATATGAACGAGAatatgaagaatttaaaaattggcagaaaaacaataacgtaACTGGTGTAACGGAAGACGTTCTTTTGGTGTATCTTCACCAACTATCAGACAAATTTTGCCCCAATTCTTTGTGGTCGAAATGGTCCATGTTAAAAAGCTGCCTGGAAATTAAAGAAACTGCTGAAGTTCGCAG ATTTCATAAGGTAATTGCTTTTCTCAAGAGAAAAAATGAGCGTTACGTGCCGAAGAAGGCAAGGGTTTTAACAAAAGAGCAAGTGgaaaaatttcttgttgaagCTCCTGATGACTATTGGTTGTTATATAAagtgattacaatttttggaatttttggtgCTTGCCGGTGTGACGAGCTTCTCTCGTTGACGGTGAAGGACGTAGAAGATGTTGAGAAATATATTATCGTCACTTTACGGAATACAAAGAATTTAACAACAAGGAGATTTACGATCACAGATGAGGGCTGCAGTTTTCAACCTTGTGTTTTGTACAGAAAATATGCAGCTCTTCGTCCTCGTCAAGCAGACCAATTACGTTTCTTTTTAACCTACCGTAATGGCAAATGTATTTCCCTCAATGTTGGCCAGCACACTATTGGCGGTGTaccgaaaaaaattgcaacataCTTAGGGCTACAAGAACCTGAATTATACAGAGGTCACTCATTTCGCCGATCAGCAGCAACAATGGTTGTGGATGCAGGTGGAGATATTTTAACACTAAAACGTGCGGGAGGATGGAAAAGTAGTGGAATTGCGGAAGGTTATGTGGATGattctatcaataaaaaaattgaaattgcgaaaaaaatgtttcctggACGAAACTCAACAGATGTGGCTTCCACTTCGACAAATGTGGCTTCCACTTCGGGAGGTTCTACAATTAATTGTCCAATGACGAGCGAATTCACTTCCGCTTCAGGAATGTTCGACATTAGCGGAAATtctaattgtacatttaattttaatttgtatgaaacaaagaaataa